From Microcoleus sp. FACHB-831, a single genomic window includes:
- a CDS encoding metallothionein encodes MTTVNLMKCACESCLCVVSIGEAMEKDGKYYCSHACADGHANEESCGNTGCGCC; translated from the coding sequence ATGACTACCGTAAACTTAATGAAATGTGCCTGTGAATCTTGCCTGTGCGTAGTTTCCATCGGCGAGGCCATGGAAAAAGACGGTAAATACTACTGCTCCCACGCCTGCGCTGACGGTCATGCTAATGAGGAAAGCTGCGGGAATACTGGTTGTGGCTGCTGCTGA
- a CDS encoding gluconokinase: MPQIIILMGVSGSGKTTIGKLLVEELRRDLSRLNNWEFHDADDFHPQANIDKMSQGIPLDDTDRKPWLDAMRQAIALWLQQKKNVVLACSALKSSYRRQLFVDPEQMSIVYLKGNFELISSRLQQRQNHYMGAYLLQSQFDSLEEPNDVISVEVSQPPEAIAHQIRSLLKL, translated from the coding sequence ATGCCTCAAATCATTATATTGATGGGTGTCTCTGGCTCAGGCAAAACCACGATTGGGAAGCTGCTAGTTGAGGAATTGAGACGCGATTTATCGCGTCTCAATAATTGGGAATTCCACGATGCTGACGACTTCCACCCACAAGCAAACATCGACAAGATGAGCCAAGGCATTCCTCTGGATGATACGGATAGAAAACCTTGGCTTGATGCAATGCGACAGGCGATCGCTCTATGGTTGCAACAGAAGAAAAATGTTGTATTAGCTTGTTCTGCGTTGAAATCTTCCTACCGTCGCCAACTCTTTGTTGACCCAGAACAAATGAGTATTGTTTATCTGAAAGGCAATTTTGAGTTAATATCGTCGCGGCTGCAACAGCGCCAAAACCACTATATGGGCGCTTATCTCTTGCAAAGCCAGTTTGATTCTTTAGAAGAACCAAATGATGTAATTTCTGTTGAGGTTTCGCAGCCGCCAGAAGCGATCGCTCACCAGATCCGCAGCCTTCTTAAACTCTGA
- a CDS encoding DUF948 domain-containing protein, with product MIDPLFWLGLSILLVAVSLTAVLVVAVPAFRELARAARSVEKLADTLRRELPPTLEAIRLTGMEISELTDDVNEGVKSAGQVVKQVDQSISSAGKQAQKVQVTTKSVFAGVKAAWKTFSRPNPPRRSIDRLPPSERGSIELRNNQANPVATTASSGKMYRDPYTEESSISNRKAHHPDANDAFPNQSQYEDYDDLESIDSDE from the coding sequence GTGATTGACCCCCTGTTTTGGCTAGGATTGTCGATTCTGTTGGTTGCCGTCAGCTTAACTGCTGTTTTGGTAGTGGCGGTGCCAGCTTTCCGAGAATTAGCGCGTGCGGCTCGAAGTGTAGAAAAATTAGCTGACACGCTCAGGCGCGAATTACCCCCAACCCTGGAAGCTATCCGCCTTACGGGTATGGAAATTAGCGAGTTGACCGATGATGTCAACGAAGGTGTCAAATCGGCGGGTCAGGTAGTTAAACAAGTCGATCAAAGCATAAGCAGCGCTGGCAAGCAGGCGCAAAAAGTGCAAGTTACCACTAAAAGCGTCTTTGCTGGTGTCAAAGCTGCCTGGAAAACCTTTAGCCGTCCAAACCCCCCTCGTCGATCTATCGATCGTTTGCCACCTTCTGAAAGAGGCTCTATTGAGCTTCGTAATAATCAGGCAAACCCTGTGGCGACTACAGCATCATCTGGCAAAATGTATCGCGATCCCTACACTGAGGAATCATCTATTAGCAACCGCAAGGCACATCATCCAGATGCCAATGACGCATTTCCCAATCAGAGCCAATACGAGGATTACGACGATTTGGAGTCGATAGACTCCGATGAATAG
- the remA gene encoding extracellular matrix/biofilm regulator RemA, whose product MDIQLINIGFGNIVSANRVVAIVSPESAPIKRIITDARDRGQLIDATYGRRTRAVIITDSSHVILSAIQPETVAHRFVIGKDGSVANN is encoded by the coding sequence ATGGATATTCAGCTGATCAATATCGGTTTTGGTAACATAGTATCGGCAAACCGAGTAGTAGCCATAGTAAGTCCAGAGTCTGCCCCAATTAAGCGAATTATTACAGATGCGAGGGATCGAGGGCAGCTAATTGATGCAACCTACGGACGTAGGACGCGAGCGGTGATTATCACTGATTCAAGCCACGTCATTCTGTCGGCAATTCAGCCAGAAACAGTTGCCCATCGCTTTGTGATTGGCAAAGATGGTAGTGTCGCCAACAATTAA
- a CDS encoding ArsR/SmtB family transcription factor, producing the protein MAENLNCNPPHPLEIENVEEIQGEILTVEKSQRMAEFFSLLGDANRLRILSVLAVKELCVCDLAAALEMSESAVSHQLRTLRTMRLVSYRKRGRKVFYSLQDNHVLDLYRSVSEHLDESA; encoded by the coding sequence TTGGCAGAGAATTTAAATTGTAATCCACCACACCCCCTTGAGATTGAGAACGTTGAGGAGATCCAGGGTGAAATTCTTACTGTCGAAAAGTCGCAGCGCATGGCAGAGTTCTTTAGCCTATTGGGAGATGCTAATCGCCTGCGGATTCTCTCAGTTTTGGCGGTCAAAGAATTGTGCGTCTGCGACTTAGCGGCTGCACTAGAAATGAGTGAATCTGCGGTTTCTCATCAGTTAAGAACTTTACGGACAATGCGACTGGTGAGTTACCGCAAGCGCGGACGTAAGGTATTCTATAGCCTCCAGGATAATCACGTTTTAGATCTATATAGATCTGTTTCCGAACACCTGGATGAATCAGCTTGA
- the ggt gene encoding gamma-glutamyltransferase, translating into MHRNLTDYPYSSARRVVMGKKCAVATSQPLATLAGMEMFWAGGNAIDAAIATAIALTVVEPTSNGIGSDAFALVWDGKLHGLNASGKSPQNLTTKLFTGMNEMPSLGWLTVTVPGAVSAWRTLWERWGKLPFEQLFAPAIRYAEEGFPVSPVTAQAWKRAEAVYLPLMGEEYQPFKRVFFPGDRAPLAGEVWGSKDHAKTLRAIATSGGESFYRGELAEQIANFAAETGGIITADDLASHQADWVEPISTNYRGTTVWEIPPNTQGIATLMALNILEGFDIAKYPRESPETYHLQIEAMKLAFADVHRYVGDERYLEVKVEHLLDKDYASDRRKLIGEKAIYLAKPGLPKGGTVYLAAADEELMVSLIQSNYMGFGSGILIPDTGIALQNRGLGFNLEAGHPNQVAPRKRPFHTIIPGFLTQNDQPLGPFGVMGGPMQPQGHLQVVVNLVDYEMNPQAALDAPRWQFVSGNQVLLEQSVPPNVAQELIKRRHEVQIEGGALFGKGGAILRQNGVLVAASEPRADGVALAN; encoded by the coding sequence ATGCACAGAAACTTGACTGACTACCCCTACTCCTCAGCGCGACGGGTAGTAATGGGGAAGAAATGCGCGGTAGCAACAAGCCAACCGTTAGCCACATTAGCTGGAATGGAGATGTTTTGGGCTGGGGGTAATGCCATCGATGCGGCAATAGCAACAGCGATCGCTCTTACAGTAGTAGAACCAACCTCAAACGGCATTGGTTCGGATGCGTTTGCCTTAGTTTGGGATGGCAAATTGCACGGATTAAATGCTTCGGGTAAAAGCCCTCAAAACCTCACCACAAAACTGTTTACCGGAATGAATGAAATGCCATCTTTAGGATGGCTTACTGTTACTGTACCGGGCGCAGTATCCGCATGGCGAACTTTATGGGAACGTTGGGGAAAACTGCCTTTTGAGCAACTGTTTGCACCAGCAATTCGATACGCTGAAGAGGGTTTTCCGGTATCACCAGTAACGGCGCAAGCTTGGAAACGCGCAGAGGCGGTTTATTTACCTTTGATGGGTGAGGAGTATCAGCCGTTCAAACGTGTTTTCTTTCCTGGCGATCGCGCACCTTTAGCGGGAGAAGTATGGGGTAGTAAGGATCATGCAAAGACATTAAGAGCGATCGCCACAAGTGGAGGAGAATCTTTTTATCGAGGCGAATTAGCTGAACAAATAGCTAATTTTGCCGCTGAGACTGGTGGAATAATCACAGCAGATGACTTAGCGTCACACCAAGCAGACTGGGTTGAGCCAATTTCCACTAACTATCGGGGAACCACAGTTTGGGAAATTCCTCCCAATACTCAAGGAATAGCCACCCTGATGGCATTGAATATCTTAGAAGGTTTTGACATAGCAAAATATCCCCGCGAATCGCCCGAAACTTATCACTTGCAAATTGAAGCGATGAAGTTAGCGTTTGCTGACGTTCACCGATATGTAGGTGATGAGCGCTATTTGGAAGTAAAAGTAGAACACCTTTTAGACAAAGATTATGCAAGCGATCGCCGCAAACTAATTGGTGAAAAAGCAATTTACTTAGCCAAACCAGGTTTGCCTAAAGGGGGAACAGTTTATCTAGCAGCAGCAGATGAGGAACTAATGGTTTCCTTAATCCAATCTAACTACATGGGTTTTGGCAGTGGAATTTTGATTCCTGATACGGGAATAGCATTACAAAACAGAGGATTGGGTTTTAATTTAGAAGCGGGACACCCCAATCAAGTAGCACCAAGAAAGCGACCATTTCACACAATTATTCCTGGATTTCTAACTCAAAACGACCAACCTTTGGGGCCATTTGGAGTTATGGGAGGGCCAATGCAACCGCAGGGACATCTCCAAGTAGTTGTAAACTTAGTAGATTATGAGATGAATCCGCAAGCAGCACTCGATGCACCAAGGTGGCAATTTGTATCAGGAAATCAAGTTTTATTAGAGCAGAGCGTACCCCCGAATGTAGCGCAAGAATTAATTAAAAGACGCCATGAAGTCCAGATAGAGGGAGGGGCGTTATTTGGCAAAGGAGGGGCTATTTTGAGGCAAAATGGCGTATTAGTTGCAGCATCAGAACCCCGTGCGGATGGGGTAGCGCTGGCAAATTAA
- a CDS encoding YtxH domain-containing protein, producing MSNNRAGSFIGGVLLGTAIGTLTGLLIAPRNGRETRQLLKKSADALPELAEDLSTTVQLQADRLSESAARNWDDTLARLRQAIAAGIEATQRERQTLKSINAEVSSESRPAVPDPRR from the coding sequence ATGTCTAATAACCGTGCTGGATCGTTTATTGGTGGAGTGCTGCTGGGAACGGCCATCGGAACCCTAACTGGCTTACTGATTGCCCCTCGCAACGGTCGGGAGACGCGGCAACTGTTAAAGAAATCTGCCGACGCCCTGCCTGAGTTAGCAGAAGATTTATCCACCACCGTACAACTGCAAGCAGACCGACTATCTGAATCAGCAGCGCGGAACTGGGATGACACCCTGGCTCGACTGCGGCAGGCGATCGCTGCTGGCATTGAAGCCACCCAGCGCGAACGCCAAACGCTAAAATCGATAAACGCTGAAGTGTCCTCCGAGTCACGTCCTGCCGTTCCTGACCCCAGACGATAA
- a CDS encoding iron uptake porin yields the protein MSKNLWKLLLLSPCVLGTALAVCTGAIASETPEISFAQGKDAIAAENKPEISFAQGKDAIATLNVAETEVNNSSVAELESPASSNTSILDQNNLEIEEDGADDAMGQVTNVTQLRDVRPGDWAYEALRSLVERYNCIAGYPDGTFRGSRAMTRYEFAAGLNACLRQIEKLIAGSPGDLASRADLDKIRQLVDQFAPEITTLRGRVDALEARTSELEATQFSTTTKLDGEVILGFASIVKGEDATGSRIDSTSVFGHRSRLNLETSFTGKDLLRTRLQAEGLAAFSERTLTQEGNLAFSGDSDNNVFIDALLYSFPIGEQTQIVVAANSGAADDFASTVNFLDGDGASGALSTFGTRPPIYYLAEGAGVGLRQQLGKKLELSLGYLAGDAANPEEDGGLFNGPYAALAQLLIKPTEKLNIGLTYIHSYNNNDTGTGSNLANFQGGLTRYFDRDLQGTSVGDTIGSLGFSTALPVVSNSYGLELSWQLSDRFVVGGWAGYTNTRTLSTLGGLLNRGDVDIWNWAVTLGFPDLGKKGNLGGIIVGMEPKLTNSSLRLNPGALPQLTALGIPLPPVGKNNDTSLHVEAFYQYQVTDNISITPGVIWLTAPDHNNRNDDLVIGVVRTTFTF from the coding sequence GTGTCTAAAAATTTGTGGAAATTGCTGCTACTTAGTCCATGCGTGTTGGGAACGGCGCTAGCGGTATGTACGGGGGCGATCGCCAGCGAAACGCCAGAGATTAGCTTTGCCCAAGGCAAAGACGCGATCGCGGCTGAAAATAAGCCAGAGATTAGCTTTGCCCAAGGCAAAGACGCGATCGCCACCCTCAACGTTGCTGAGACTGAGGTAAACAATTCATCTGTTGCAGAGCTAGAATCGCCAGCATCATCTAATACCAGCATATTAGACCAAAACAATCTAGAAATAGAAGAAGACGGCGCTGATGATGCGATGGGGCAAGTCACAAATGTAACCCAGTTGCGAGATGTGCGACCGGGAGACTGGGCTTATGAAGCGCTGCGATCGCTCGTCGAACGCTACAACTGCATAGCAGGTTATCCCGATGGCACCTTTAGAGGCAGCCGTGCCATGACGCGATATGAATTTGCCGCTGGCTTAAACGCCTGTCTCAGACAAATTGAGAAATTGATTGCTGGCAGTCCTGGGGATTTGGCATCTAGGGCAGATTTAGACAAAATCCGGCAGCTAGTAGATCAGTTTGCCCCAGAAATCACAACACTACGCGGTCGTGTTGATGCTCTCGAAGCGAGAACATCAGAACTTGAAGCAACACAATTCTCCACCACCACCAAGTTAGATGGCGAAGTAATCTTGGGCTTTGCGAGTATCGTAAAAGGAGAAGATGCTACTGGTTCGCGCATAGATAGCACATCGGTTTTTGGTCACAGATCGCGTCTGAATTTGGAAACAAGCTTCACCGGAAAAGACCTGTTGAGAACGCGATTGCAAGCAGAAGGACTAGCTGCATTCTCAGAACGCACGCTGACTCAAGAAGGCAACCTGGCTTTCTCAGGAGATAGCGACAACAATGTGTTCATTGATGCGCTGTTATATAGTTTCCCCATAGGAGAACAAACCCAAATTGTTGTTGCTGCCAATTCAGGTGCAGCCGATGACTTTGCCAGTACGGTCAACTTTCTGGATGGGGACGGTGCGAGTGGTGCTTTATCTACCTTTGGAACGCGCCCACCAATTTATTACCTAGCAGAAGGTGCGGGCGTCGGACTAAGGCAGCAGTTGGGTAAAAAACTAGAACTAAGCTTAGGCTATTTAGCTGGTGATGCGGCTAACCCAGAGGAGGATGGGGGTTTGTTTAACGGGCCTTACGCTGCTTTAGCACAATTGCTGATCAAGCCTACCGAAAAGCTCAATATTGGCTTGACCTACATTCATTCTTACAACAACAATGACACGGGGACTGGAAGCAATCTGGCTAACTTTCAAGGGGGGCTTACTAGATATTTCGATCGAGATTTGCAGGGCACGTCCGTAGGCGATACCATCGGCAGCTTGGGGTTCAGCACCGCCCTTCCTGTAGTCAGCAATTCTTACGGTTTGGAATTGTCTTGGCAACTGAGCGATCGCTTCGTTGTCGGCGGTTGGGCTGGCTACACCAACACGCGCACCCTATCCACGCTGGGAGGGCTACTTAATCGCGGAGATGTAGACATCTGGAACTGGGCTGTCACCCTTGGCTTCCCCGATTTGGGTAAAAAAGGCAACTTGGGGGGCATCATCGTGGGCATGGAGCCTAAATTAACTAACTCAAGCCTGCGTTTAAATCCAGGTGCGTTGCCTCAGTTAACCGCATTAGGCATTCCCTTGCCCCCAGTTGGTAAAAATAATGATACTTCACTGCACGTCGAAGCTTTCTACCAGTATCAAGTTACAGATAATATCTCCATCACTCCTGGGGTTATTTGGCTAACGGCTCCCGATCACAACAATCGCAACGACGATCTGGTTATCGGAGTCGTCCGCACCACATTCACTTTCTAG
- a CDS encoding NFACT family protein, translated as MQLVDFTTLTAACAELRSEWIPARLEQVYQRDRFTIALFLRTLKRRGWLTISWHPQAARLCLGDPPPRTPDTFTFSDQLRHQLTGWALVAIEAIAPWERVLDLQFARRPGDTPSWHLYVEIMGKYSNVILTGADNLIVAPAHQVGVQQSSIRPIQTGQPYEVPPALTATVPSLKESLERWQERVSLVPGQLRRQLLKNYRGLSPALVVSMIQVAGLDPDQSTDNLSNTDWEQLFSRWQEWLQSLEKSQFQPGWTTESYSVMPWGITEPVDTVQGLLNRYYTDWLNQQEFTALRHQLTQKISSILGKLRVKAATFEERLQQSDQADKYRQDADLLMAHLQNWEPGMKAIALADFDTGNLVNIPLDPEKNAVQNAQSLYKRHQKLKRARAAVEPLLQEVQAEINYLEQVEAALVQLDAYQVAEDLQTLEEIRDELIQQRYLEDPEQRSRNATDASTPYSYRSPSGFELLIGRNNRQNDQLSFRTAGDYDLWFHTQEIPGSHGLLRLEPGAIAEESDLQFAADLVSYYSRARQSDQVPVVYTEPKHVYKPKGAKPGMAIYKHERILWGRPPQACNYLREETSNKI; from the coding sequence GTGCAACTTGTTGACTTTACTACTTTAACTGCGGCTTGTGCCGAACTGCGTTCCGAATGGATACCAGCGCGGCTCGAACAAGTTTATCAGCGCGATCGCTTCACGATTGCCCTGTTCTTGCGAACCCTCAAACGGCGGGGTTGGCTGACCATTTCCTGGCATCCTCAAGCAGCGCGTCTTTGTCTGGGCGATCCACCACCCCGGACGCCAGATACATTTACCTTCAGCGACCAACTGCGGCATCAGCTAACAGGTTGGGCACTCGTGGCAATAGAAGCGATCGCCCCTTGGGAACGAGTATTAGACTTGCAATTTGCCAGACGCCCCGGAGATACGCCATCCTGGCATCTCTACGTCGAAATTATGGGCAAATACAGCAATGTCATCCTCACAGGTGCAGACAACCTCATAGTTGCTCCCGCCCATCAAGTAGGCGTCCAGCAATCCAGCATCCGTCCCATCCAAACTGGACAGCCCTACGAAGTCCCGCCAGCCCTCACCGCTACAGTTCCATCTTTAAAGGAATCCCTAGAACGTTGGCAAGAACGAGTAAGTCTCGTACCAGGACAGTTGCGGCGACAGTTGTTAAAAAACTATCGAGGTTTAAGCCCCGCTTTAGTTGTCTCAATGATCCAAGTTGCGGGACTTGACCCCGACCAATCTACAGATAATTTAAGCAATACAGACTGGGAACAGCTATTTAGCCGCTGGCAAGAATGGCTACAGTCATTAGAAAAATCTCAGTTTCAACCAGGGTGGACGACTGAAAGTTACAGCGTAATGCCTTGGGGCATTACAGAACCAGTTGATACGGTTCAAGGCTTACTCAACCGCTATTACACCGATTGGCTAAATCAACAAGAATTTACTGCCCTGCGCCATCAACTAACTCAGAAAATTAGCAGCATTTTAGGCAAATTGCGGGTCAAGGCTGCTACTTTTGAGGAACGTTTGCAGCAATCAGACCAAGCTGATAAATACCGCCAAGACGCGGACTTGCTGATGGCACACCTGCAAAACTGGGAACCGGGCATGAAAGCGATCGCCCTTGCAGACTTTGACACTGGCAATCTTGTTAATATTCCACTCGATCCAGAGAAAAATGCTGTCCAAAATGCCCAATCGCTTTACAAGCGCCACCAAAAGCTAAAACGCGCTAGGGCTGCTGTTGAGCCTTTACTCCAAGAGGTGCAGGCGGAGATTAACTACTTGGAGCAAGTGGAAGCAGCACTGGTGCAACTCGACGCCTATCAAGTTGCAGAAGATTTGCAGACACTAGAAGAAATCCGCGATGAGCTAATCCAGCAGCGGTATCTAGAAGATCCAGAACAGCGCAGCCGCAACGCTACAGACGCTTCAACACCTTACAGCTACCGCAGTCCCAGCGGCTTTGAATTATTAATCGGGCGTAACAATCGACAGAACGACCAGCTAAGTTTTCGCACTGCTGGAGATTATGACCTCTGGTTCCATACCCAGGAAATTCCAGGAAGTCATGGGTTACTGCGACTAGAACCGGGAGCGATCGCTGAAGAATCCGATCTGCAATTCGCCGCTGACCTGGTATCCTACTATAGTCGCGCCCGTCAAAGCGACCAAGTGCCTGTTGTCTACACCGAACCCAAGCACGTCTACAAACCCAAAGGTGCTAAACCGGGAATGGCGATTTACAAGCACGAGCGCATCCTTTGGGGGCGTCCTCCACAAGCCTGCAACTATCTGAGGGAAGAAACTTCTAACAAAATTTAA
- a CDS encoding metal ABC transporter permease: MFAVIFVNLVSHYHFQLLAVTDSTDLISLLQFPFMQRAIAGGILMGLLGGLLGSFVTLRQLSFFSHAVGHAALVGIVMGTLLQLNPNLTLLPFTLIFGLAVLYLIDKTNLTSDNILSIVLSGALAIGVILSSLIKSYRGNLMGVLFGDILAIDNTDLILILLLLVGSSVFLLSTLRSQILLTLNPAVAKVQGVPVQLYRYLFVVLLSLAVAVSIKAVGILLVNAFLVIPASSAKLLSQQFTRFLWLSVILGALSSIVGMIVSGFFNFASGPSIVLVQFLLFLAVLAWSKLKLQAG; this comes from the coding sequence ATGTTTGCAGTAATTTTTGTGAATTTGGTTAGCCACTATCATTTTCAGTTACTAGCCGTTACGGATAGCACTGACTTGATTTCGCTGTTACAATTTCCTTTCATGCAGCGGGCGATCGCTGGTGGTATCTTAATGGGATTGCTAGGTGGCTTGCTTGGCAGTTTTGTCACTTTAAGACAGTTGTCTTTTTTCAGCCATGCTGTTGGTCATGCGGCATTAGTCGGCATTGTCATGGGGACGTTATTGCAGCTTAATCCTAACTTGACTCTGCTCCCCTTTACCCTGATTTTTGGTTTAGCTGTACTCTACCTAATTGACAAAACAAATCTAACTAGCGACAACATCCTGAGTATTGTCTTATCGGGTGCTTTGGCAATTGGGGTTATTCTCAGCAGCTTGATTAAAAGCTATCGGGGAAATTTGATGGGGGTGCTGTTCGGGGATATTTTAGCGATAGACAATACTGATTTAATCTTAATTTTACTTCTGCTTGTAGGCAGCAGCGTGTTTTTACTCTCAACGCTGCGATCGCAAATTTTATTGACGCTTAACCCCGCCGTTGCTAAAGTTCAAGGCGTCCCAGTTCAGCTATATCGTTACTTATTTGTTGTCCTGCTGTCTCTAGCAGTAGCCGTTTCTATCAAGGCTGTAGGTATCTTGTTAGTAAATGCCTTCCTGGTAATCCCCGCTTCCAGCGCTAAGTTACTCAGTCAGCAATTTACGCGATTTTTGTGGCTATCAGTGATTCTGGGGGCATTAAGCAGCATTGTCGGAATGATTGTATCCGGTTTTTTCAACTTCGCTTCTGGCCCCAGTATCGTTTTAGTGCAGTTTTTGCTATTTTTAGCGGTTTTGGCTTGGTCAAAGCTAAAACTGCAAGCGGGCTGA
- a CDS encoding metal ABC transporter ATP-binding protein, which produces MNSELTNNPSPLPTLKVENLTVYRGSYVALRDVCFELIPGTDTAVVGPNGAGKSTLVQAILGLMPRTAGKVEIFGRPIERLGSWRSQLGYMPQNFIFDRSFPISVAELVGLGIDKEGKRRSPLTPLFKGGEETSSRQRFWGQNQEKSNAIATALKRVDAYHLRRQAIGTLSGGELKRVLLAYCLVMPRLLLVLDEAFAGVDMQGAADFYALLNELKKEENWTVLQVSHDIDMVSRHCDRVLCLNQTLVCSGHPEIALSPQNLLATYGPSFSRYHHQHDF; this is translated from the coding sequence ATGAATTCTGAATTAACCAATAACCCTTCTCCACTCCCCACTTTGAAGGTGGAAAACTTAACGGTTTACCGAGGCAGTTATGTAGCGCTTCGGGATGTATGTTTTGAATTAATACCGGGAACTGATACGGCGGTGGTTGGGCCGAATGGCGCTGGTAAAAGTACGCTAGTTCAGGCGATTCTGGGACTAATGCCGCGAACGGCGGGGAAAGTTGAGATTTTTGGACGCCCAATAGAAAGGCTGGGGAGTTGGCGCAGTCAGTTGGGTTATATGCCGCAAAATTTTATTTTTGACCGGAGTTTTCCCATTTCTGTGGCTGAATTGGTGGGATTGGGTATTGATAAGGAAGGCAAAAGGCGATCTCCCCTAACCCCCCTTTTTAAGGGGGGGGAAGAGACTTCATCAAGGCAAAGGTTTTGGGGGCAAAATCAGGAAAAATCAAATGCGATCGCCACTGCTTTAAAACGTGTTGATGCTTATCACTTGCGCCGTCAAGCAATCGGCACTTTAAGCGGCGGCGAACTAAAGCGAGTGTTGCTGGCTTATTGCTTAGTAATGCCGCGCCTCTTGTTGGTGCTAGATGAAGCGTTTGCCGGAGTGGATATGCAAGGCGCAGCAGATTTTTACGCTTTGCTGAACGAACTTAAGAAGGAAGAAAATTGGACGGTATTGCAGGTATCACATGATATTGATATGGTAAGTCGCCACTGCGATCGCGTACTCTGTCTCAACCAAACTTTAGTATGTTCTGGCCATCCCGAAATTGCCCTTTCACCCCAAAATCTGTTAGCCACATACGGCCCATCATTCAGCCGCTACCACCATCAGCACGACTTTTGA
- a CDS encoding metal ABC transporter solute-binding protein, Zn/Mn family gives MISPKQQGLLLASLLPVFAAAGCSQSNSAATFPAQNVSQQPPKVKVVTTFLPMYWFASAVAGDKAEIEILVPPGTEVHEYQATPTNVQAIAKANVLVKNGLGLEEFLEGTVKNAGNSQLKEIEASSGIVALNEDHDHKGEKAGEKDHDHAQGNPHVWLDPVLARQQVENIRDGLIAADPNNKASYQANAATYIQQLDALDKEFQQRLQPYRGCTYVTFHDAYPYIAKRYNLKQVAVVQIPEDNLSPLDVQKAVSTVKQFKVKTLLGEPGTDNKLLQGLSQDLKLTVSAIDPLENGSLDPQTYFTAMKNNLQTLETACR, from the coding sequence ATGATAAGTCCAAAACAGCAGGGATTGCTGCTGGCATCGCTGCTGCCCGTCTTCGCTGCGGCTGGATGCAGCCAATCGAACTCCGCTGCCACTTTTCCAGCGCAAAACGTAAGTCAGCAGCCGCCAAAAGTTAAAGTAGTGACAACGTTTTTACCGATGTATTGGTTTGCATCGGCTGTTGCTGGTGACAAAGCAGAGATAGAGATATTAGTGCCACCGGGGACGGAGGTGCATGAGTATCAAGCTACACCAACAAACGTACAAGCGATCGCCAAAGCAAACGTGCTAGTGAAAAACGGCCTTGGCTTGGAAGAGTTTCTCGAAGGAACTGTAAAAAACGCTGGGAATAGCCAGTTAAAAGAGATTGAGGCTAGTAGTGGCATTGTAGCCCTCAACGAAGACCACGACCATAAGGGCGAAAAAGCTGGCGAAAAAGACCACGACCATGCACAAGGCAATCCCCACGTTTGGCTAGATCCAGTTTTGGCGCGTCAGCAGGTGGAGAACATTCGCGACGGCTTAATTGCAGCAGATCCCAACAACAAAGCCAGTTATCAAGCTAACGCCGCCACCTATATCCAGCAACTAGATGCCCTAGACAAGGAGTTTCAGCAGCGTTTGCAGCCTTATCGTGGTTGCACTTATGTCACCTTCCACGATGCTTATCCATATATAGCCAAGCGCTACAACCTCAAGCAGGTGGCAGTTGTACAAATTCCAGAGGATAACCTCTCGCCCTTGGATGTGCAAAAAGCTGTTTCGACAGTGAAGCAGTTTAAAGTAAAGACTCTGCTTGGCGAACCGGGAACAGACAACAAGTTGCTGCAAGGTCTTTCACAAGACCTCAAGCTGACCGTCAGCGCTATCGATCCTTTGGAAAATGGCTCTTTAGATCCGCAGACGTACTTTACTGCCATGAAAAATAATTTGCAAACTCTAGAAACGGCTTGTCGATAG